From one Zhongshania sp. R06B22 genomic stretch:
- the mltB gene encoding lytic murein transglycosylase B, with amino-acid sequence MVKKIFSAAVAALLITNAAQADYSSHPGAAAFVKTMVEEHNFDRDWVVAILKQSEAKQSILDAMSRPAESVMTWERYRKIFIQDSRVAQGVEFWQEHLEELTRAEKEFGVPASMIVGIIGVETRYGRNKGSFRVVDALATLGFDFPRRSSFFLGQLEEYMLMVREQGIEPFSLKGSYAGAMGYGQFIPSSYRAYAVDFDGDGKVDIVNSSVDAVGSVANYFKRHGWRLNEPVVSPAVVKDGVDESLFNAGLKPEKTIAELKAAGITGDRALAPEQKATAMKLDGDKGAEYWIGLQNFYVITRYNHSSMYAMAAYQLSELIAAEMAKASAP; translated from the coding sequence ATGGTTAAAAAAATCTTCAGCGCTGCAGTGGCGGCGCTGCTCATTACCAACGCGGCGCAGGCTGACTACAGCAGTCATCCTGGCGCGGCGGCTTTCGTTAAAACAATGGTTGAAGAGCATAATTTTGACCGCGATTGGGTGGTGGCAATTTTAAAACAGTCGGAAGCTAAGCAATCGATATTGGATGCTATGTCACGGCCTGCAGAGTCAGTGATGACCTGGGAGCGTTACCGGAAGATCTTTATCCAAGATTCTCGGGTTGCTCAGGGTGTGGAGTTTTGGCAGGAGCATCTCGAAGAGTTGACCCGAGCTGAAAAAGAATTCGGCGTTCCCGCGTCTATGATTGTCGGTATTATTGGCGTTGAGACCCGGTATGGCCGCAATAAAGGCAGTTTTCGTGTAGTCGATGCCTTGGCGACTTTAGGCTTTGATTTTCCGCGTCGCAGTAGTTTCTTTCTGGGTCAGCTCGAAGAATATATGTTGATGGTGCGTGAACAGGGTATTGAGCCATTCAGCTTAAAAGGTTCTTACGCTGGTGCAATGGGTTATGGCCAATTTATCCCCAGTAGCTACCGTGCTTATGCTGTCGATTTTGACGGTGATGGCAAGGTCGACATCGTAAATAGTTCGGTTGATGCTGTTGGCAGTGTGGCTAATTACTTTAAACGCCACGGCTGGCGTTTAAACGAACCTGTCGTGAGCCCGGCGGTGGTCAAAGATGGCGTTGATGAGAGCTTATTTAATGCCGGGCTTAAGCCTGAGAAAACCATTGCAGAGTTAAAGGCTGCGGGCATTACTGGTGATCGCGCTTTGGCGCCTGAGCAAAAAGCGACGGCGATGAAGTTAGATGGCGACAAAGGCGCCGAGTACTGGATAGGCTTGCAGAATTTTTATGTGATTACCCGCTATAACCACAGTTCAATGTACGCGATGGCGGCCTACCAGCTAAGCGAATTGATTGCTGCTGAAATGGCTAAGGCATCCGCACCTTGA
- the rodA gene encoding rod shape-determining protein RodA, with translation MNNSDFLRQMPGSSRSMSSQRSISQRLRIDIPLLILLLILSGVGLVVLYSASDGSMATVLRQGRFLSIAFVVMLLVAQLHPEQLRRWAPFAYIGVLILLLAVDLTGVGAKGAQRWLEIGGFRFQPSELAKLVLPMAVAWYLSSHPLPPGIRHTMISLLLILLPTVMIVMQPDLGTSILIAASGIFVLFLAGISWTFIASCLGLLALMAYPMWEFVLHDYQRQRILTLLNPELDKLGAGWNIIQSKTAIGSGGFEGKGWMLGTQSHLDFLPESHTDFIIAVLAEEFGLRGVLLLLLLYGLIISRGLWIASQAKNCFGRLLGGSIILTFFVYVFVNMGMVSGLLPVVGVPLPLVSQGGTSLVTLLVGFGVLMGICADERLVHQ, from the coding sequence GTGAATAATTCTGACTTCTTAAGGCAAATGCCCGGTAGTAGCCGGAGTATGAGCAGTCAGCGCAGTATTAGCCAACGACTGCGCATTGATATTCCGCTGTTAATTTTATTGCTTATTTTAAGCGGTGTTGGTCTGGTGGTGCTGTATAGCGCCAGTGATGGCAGTATGGCCACGGTGTTGAGACAGGGCCGGTTTCTGTCTATCGCTTTTGTCGTCATGCTCTTAGTTGCCCAGCTTCATCCCGAGCAGCTCCGTCGTTGGGCACCCTTTGCGTACATCGGGGTATTGATCCTGCTACTGGCGGTCGATCTTACTGGTGTGGGCGCCAAGGGCGCGCAGCGGTGGCTGGAGATAGGCGGCTTTCGTTTTCAGCCATCAGAGCTGGCCAAGTTAGTACTGCCGATGGCGGTGGCTTGGTATCTTTCAAGCCATCCATTACCGCCAGGTATCCGCCATACCATGATCAGCTTGCTGCTGATATTGCTGCCCACGGTGATGATTGTGATGCAGCCTGATTTAGGGACCTCAATACTGATCGCCGCTTCGGGTATTTTTGTGTTGTTTTTGGCGGGTATCAGTTGGACATTTATTGCCTCTTGCCTTGGGCTATTGGCGCTGATGGCATATCCCATGTGGGAGTTTGTCCTCCATGATTATCAGCGCCAGCGTATCCTTACATTATTGAACCCAGAACTCGATAAATTAGGTGCTGGCTGGAATATTATTCAGTCGAAAACGGCGATCGGATCCGGCGGTTTTGAGGGTAAGGGTTGGATGTTGGGAACCCAGTCGCATTTGGACTTTTTGCCGGAAAGCCACACTGATTTCATCATTGCGGTTTTGGCTGAAGAATTCGGCCTTAGAGGGGTATTGCTGTTATTGTTGCTCTACGGTTTGATTATCAGCCGGGGCCTGTGGATAGCATCGCAAGCAAAAAATTGCTTCGGCCGACTTTTAGGCGGGAGTATTATTCTTACTTTCTTTGTCTATGTATTTGTAAATATGGGCATGGTGTCAGGTTTATTACCGGTGGTGGGTGTTCCCCTGCCATTAGTTAGCCAAGGCGGAACCTCACTAGTCACTCTATTGGTGGGATTTGGGGTTTTGATGGGTATTTGCGCCGATGAGCGTTTGGTGCACCAATAA
- a CDS encoding HP0495 family protein, with amino-acid sequence MNKFTMTESREAETGNPTLEFPCQYPIKVIGVAGEGLRQRVIDIMRANAGDIDESQMTERESSEGRFLSVTVVITATGKPQLDTIFAELKATGIVKMVL; translated from the coding sequence ATGAATAAATTTACTATGACCGAATCCCGGGAAGCCGAAACTGGCAATCCAACGCTGGAGTTTCCCTGTCAATATCCAATAAAAGTCATCGGCGTTGCTGGCGAGGGTTTACGCCAGAGAGTCATTGATATTATGCGCGCTAATGCGGGGGATATTGACGAGTCGCAGATGACTGAACGCGAAAGTAGCGAGGGTCGGTTTTTATCGGTGACGGTGGTGATTACCGCGACGGGTAAGCCGCAGCTCGACACAATATTTGCCGAATTGAAAGCAACCGGCATTGTTAAGATGGTTCTTTAA
- the mrdA gene encoding penicillin-binding protein 2, whose amino-acid sequence MTRRQQLKNTFYERRVYRYRVTISILILMTMTMIVIGRYSQLQISDYEIYKTQSDRNRIQLLPIAPKRGLIFDRNGLLLAENIPSYTLTVVKERLKSLDDTLAIINEIIPLSDDDIEQFRKRLSRRRPYEAVPLKFRVSEEDIGKLAVNRHRVPGVEIDAQLVRHYPQGELFAHMLGYVGRINERELDVIDPVNYSGTHHIGKIGLEKYYEELLHGTVGYQNVESNAHGRILRVLERHDPLPGGDITLNVDAYVQRVAYEALQGQRGAIVAMEPHTGAIIAMVSAPSYDTNLFVNGISSLDYKGLQNDPNLPLFNRALQGQYPPASTIKPMWGLAGLHYGVIKPTTRIPDPGWFSLPDDSRRYRDWKRTGHGATVDLEQAVVESCDVYFYELAYKLGIDRLHSFGTRFGLGDATGIDNTNERSGLMPSRAWKEKSRGSHWYPGETINVGIGQGFMLTTPLQLAVATSVIASRGDLYAPRLLSSVGDEPVVAPLMGQMEDVSDAHWDSITRSMEQVIYGDRGTGRSLQAGLAYRLAGKSGTAQVVGIAAGEEYDSSTLRERNRDHALFIAFAPARDPKIAVAVVFENGEHGGSVAGPAARKVIDAYLLGDPSLGTAHDSKGQLLDAVAGVDASE is encoded by the coding sequence ATGACCAGACGCCAGCAGCTCAAAAATACCTTTTATGAACGTCGCGTTTATCGTTACCGGGTCACCATATCAATCTTGATACTGATGACCATGACGATGATCGTGATAGGGCGCTATTCCCAGTTACAGATTTCTGATTACGAAATTTATAAAACCCAGTCCGATCGCAATCGCATTCAGCTATTGCCGATTGCGCCTAAGCGCGGGCTGATCTTTGATCGCAATGGTCTGCTGCTCGCCGAGAATATTCCTAGTTACACGCTAACCGTGGTGAAGGAACGCTTGAAGTCGCTGGATGATACTTTGGCGATCATCAATGAAATTATCCCCTTATCTGATGACGATATTGAACAGTTTCGCAAGCGTCTAAGTCGCCGCCGACCCTATGAAGCCGTGCCTTTGAAGTTTCGGGTTAGCGAGGAAGATATTGGTAAGCTGGCGGTAAATCGACATCGTGTGCCGGGGGTGGAAATTGATGCGCAGCTGGTGCGTCATTATCCGCAAGGTGAGTTATTTGCGCATATGCTGGGCTATGTTGGGCGCATTAATGAGCGCGAGCTAGATGTGATTGATCCAGTAAATTATAGCGGGACTCATCACATTGGCAAAATTGGTCTTGAAAAATATTACGAGGAGTTACTGCACGGCACGGTGGGTTATCAAAACGTCGAAAGTAACGCCCATGGCCGTATTTTAAGGGTATTAGAAAGGCATGATCCTTTGCCCGGCGGTGATATTACCTTAAACGTAGATGCCTATGTGCAGCGGGTTGCCTATGAGGCATTGCAAGGACAGCGCGGCGCTATTGTTGCGATGGAACCTCATACCGGGGCGATTATCGCCATGGTGAGTGCCCCGAGCTATGACACTAACTTGTTTGTGAATGGTATTAGTTCGCTTGATTACAAGGGTCTGCAAAATGACCCGAACCTGCCTTTATTTAATCGTGCTTTACAAGGACAGTACCCGCCTGCATCAACCATAAAACCAATGTGGGGGCTGGCAGGTTTACATTACGGTGTGATTAAGCCGACAACCCGTATCCCTGATCCGGGTTGGTTTAGTTTGCCAGACGACAGTCGTCGGTATCGTGATTGGAAGCGCACTGGTCACGGGGCCACGGTGGATTTAGAACAGGCAGTGGTGGAATCTTGCGATGTGTATTTTTATGAACTTGCTTATAAATTGGGTATTGACCGTTTACATAGTTTTGGCACGCGGTTTGGTCTTGGCGACGCAACTGGAATCGATAATACCAATGAACGTTCGGGCTTGATGCCATCCCGGGCGTGGAAGGAGAAAAGTCGGGGTAGCCACTGGTACCCTGGCGAAACGATTAACGTCGGCATTGGTCAGGGATTTATGTTGACGACCCCCTTGCAGCTGGCGGTCGCGACTTCAGTCATTGCCTCGCGAGGCGATCTATATGCACCTCGCTTGTTGTCTTCGGTCGGCGACGAGCCGGTGGTGGCGCCGCTCATGGGTCAGATGGAGGATGTCTCTGATGCACACTGGGATAGTATTACACGTTCAATGGAACAGGTTATCTATGGCGACCGTGGCACCGGTCGAAGTTTGCAGGCGGGTTTAGCCTATCGTCTTGCTGGAAAAAGCGGCACCGCGCAAGTGGTCGGTATTGCGGCTGGTGAAGAGTACGATTCAAGTACCTTGCGTGAGCGGAATCGTGATCACGCTTTGTTCATCGCCTTTGCGCCGGCCCGCGATCCAAAAATCGCGGTGGCGGTGGTATTTGAAAATGGCGAACATGGTGGAAGCGTTGCTGGTCCGGCAGCGCGCAAGGTGATTGACGCCTATCTATTGGGTGATCCATCTCTAGGTACTGCGCATGATAGTAAGGGGCAGCTTTTGGATGCGGTAGCGGGAGTCGACGCCAGTGAATAA
- a CDS encoding septal ring lytic transglycosylase RlpA family protein, with amino-acid sequence MKYGVVAIAALLLAVGCAPLPSSKQGDTSSADAGNRGAPVGQGKSRYQIEQDGAPLQTLDPNMIADAQPRHEVLRVAGNISPYKVNGKEYRLVDQHRGFKERGIASWYGTKFHGHATSNGEIYSLYEMTAAHRTLPIPVYVKVTNLDNGRTAIVRVNDRGPFHSDRIIDLSYAAAVKLGYAKRGTARVEIEVIDTDNTHAASREAARYYLQVAAFSQLTSANALQQKLSEGLAFPVVIASSSDRGAAMHRVRVGPFVDYYSAQAAKKVLQQQWSGESHLVVEAGDSSS; translated from the coding sequence TTGAAATATGGTGTTGTTGCTATAGCTGCGTTATTGCTAGCGGTTGGCTGCGCGCCCCTGCCATCGAGTAAACAAGGAGATACGTCCTCTGCTGACGCGGGGAACCGTGGTGCCCCTGTGGGCCAAGGTAAGTCGCGGTATCAAATAGAGCAAGATGGTGCGCCACTGCAGACTTTAGATCCAAATATGATTGCGGATGCTCAGCCGCGGCATGAAGTGCTGCGAGTGGCGGGAAATATTAGTCCCTATAAGGTCAATGGCAAAGAGTATCGTTTAGTCGATCAGCATCGAGGCTTTAAAGAGCGCGGTATTGCCTCGTGGTATGGCACCAAGTTTCATGGTCACGCAACGTCTAACGGCGAAATCTACAGTCTCTATGAGATGACTGCAGCCCACCGCACGCTGCCGATTCCAGTCTATGTCAAAGTGACAAATTTGGATAATGGCCGAACGGCTATTGTGAGGGTAAATGATCGCGGCCCGTTTCACTCTGATCGTATCATTGACCTGTCATATGCGGCAGCGGTGAAGCTTGGTTATGCGAAACGGGGAACGGCGCGGGTAGAAATTGAAGTCATTGATACGGATAATACCCATGCGGCATCTCGTGAGGCGGCACGTTACTATTTGCAGGTAGCTGCTTTCTCGCAACTTACTTCTGCAAACGCCTTGCAGCAGAAGCTGAGTGAAGGTTTGGCTTTTCCCGTCGTGATTGCCAGCAGCAGCGATCGAGGGGCGGCGATGCATCGCGTCAGAGTGGGGCCCTTTGTAGATTATTATTCAGCGCAGGCTGCGAAAAAAGTATTACAACAACAATGGTCCGGTGAATCCCATTTAGTGGTTGAAGCCGGTGACTCATCAAGTTAA
- a CDS encoding D-alanyl-D-alanine carboxypeptidase family protein codes for MFKQVFAVFAATVVLSSSVVAQPDLVPAAPSIAASAYFLMDANSGEVLIEHNADERMPPASLTKLMTSYVLSYELERGQVSNDDMVTISKNAWAQNPIFNGSSLMWIEVGKQVSLGDLHKGVVISSGNDSSVAVAEHLAGSEDAFAGMMNQHAAMLGMSNSHFANSHGLPHPDHYISVRDLATLANAIIAYKNEYALYSERDFVFNNIRQSNRNGLLWSDPSVDGLKTGHTVDAGYCLVTSAKREGMRLISVVMGTSSAKARERETQKLLSYGFRYFETHQLYAGGTELTRSKVWKGDSDEVSLGVQKDVFITIPRGKSDALNAQLNVDEVLIAPITADQEYGELVVSLAGAERLRVPLVALQAVEEGGILKRLWDSIVLFFVNLIS; via the coding sequence ATGTTTAAGCAAGTGTTTGCAGTCTTCGCGGCAACGGTCGTTTTATCCTCGAGCGTCGTTGCGCAGCCAGATTTGGTTCCTGCTGCGCCAAGTATCGCGGCATCGGCTTATTTTTTGATGGACGCCAATAGCGGCGAGGTGTTGATTGAACACAATGCCGACGAGCGTATGCCACCGGCCAGTTTAACTAAGTTGATGACTAGCTATGTGCTGTCCTACGAGCTAGAACGTGGTCAAGTTAGTAACGATGATATGGTCACCATTAGTAAAAATGCGTGGGCACAGAACCCGATATTTAACGGTTCATCACTAATGTGGATCGAGGTAGGTAAGCAGGTATCCCTTGGTGACTTACATAAAGGCGTGGTGATTTCCTCTGGTAACGATTCCAGTGTTGCGGTTGCAGAGCATCTTGCCGGCAGTGAAGATGCCTTTGCTGGCATGATGAACCAGCACGCGGCGATGCTTGGCATGAGCAATAGCCACTTCGCTAACTCTCATGGTTTACCACATCCAGATCACTACATCTCGGTGCGAGATTTAGCGACTTTGGCCAATGCAATCATTGCTTACAAAAATGAATATGCACTTTATAGCGAGCGCGATTTTGTTTTTAATAATATTCGGCAAAGTAATCGCAATGGTCTGTTGTGGAGTGATCCGAGTGTTGATGGATTAAAAACCGGCCATACTGTCGACGCTGGATATTGTTTGGTTACGTCTGCTAAGCGCGAGGGTATGCGTTTGATTTCTGTGGTCATGGGCACCAGCAGTGCTAAGGCTCGGGAGCGTGAAACCCAAAAACTACTTTCCTACGGCTTCCGCTATTTTGAAACCCACCAGCTTTACGCTGGTGGCACGGAGTTAACGCGCTCTAAAGTTTGGAAGGGCGATAGCGACGAAGTGAGTTTGGGGGTGCAGAAAGACGTCTTTATTACTATTCCTCGCGGTAAGAGCGACGCGCTTAATGCTCAGCTAAATGTTGATGAAGTGTTGATTGCGCCGATTACAGCGGACCAAGAGTATGGCGAGCTAGTTGTTAGTTTGGCGGGTGCAGAAAGACTGCGGGTGCCGCTGGTGGCGTTACAGGCTGTTGAGGAAGGCGGCATTTTAAAGCGTCTTTGGGATAGTATTGTGTTGTTCTTTGTTAACCTGATTTCTTGA